TAACACAAAATTTGGCCACTTGTTCACACAGGGATAATAGAGTTCATTCTCACCTGATTGGGGAAAGGAGGAACATCATCTTGAAGAATGCACAGTTCGTTCATATAATCTTCTCTGATAATATCAGGTCTGTTAGCAAGAACCTGTcagaacaaaataaaataaccatCACCAGGTCAAAGACATTATCTGATCATCAGCCCCCATTCAACaattttttataagaaattaggGAAACTCATCTTTAAAACCTTTTCATTGGGTCAAGTAGAATATAGCATCCAGTGAGTTCAAACGGGAAGAAATTATAAGAACCATTTACGAGTACAACAACAGTTTGAAAAATGAAGAGTGAAAGAGAAAAACCTGGCCAGCTTTGATAAAAGATGGTCCCAGGTCACATAATAGATTCCTGAGTTGGCGAGCTCGAAATGGAACGACCTCTTTATCCCTCCCGACCAGACAATCGTACATCAAAGAAGACCAATACAGCCCCAATTTCCACACAATCTCCACACCACGTAAAATTAGTGATGCAACCGCCCCTCGAGATTCCAGTACCTTATTTCTGACCTATATgccaaaagaaaaatcaaattaaaagcaGCTATTAACAGAATTCCTATGATCATTAAACCAATCAGACTAACCGGAAAAAAAAATAGCGAactgaataaaatattatataattactagtatataataagatataataTCATCGTACTGTCTCAGGGGAGTACTTGCGAAAAGGGATGCAAACACCGCGTTCAATATCAAGTTGTTCCAAAGCACTGCTAGACATCCCCGAAGTTAACGCCCTGCTCTTGGAGTCGACGGAGGCCGTTAAACTCCGCCTTCCATTATCAGCGACAACTTCAGTTGATGAGGCGGCAAAATTAGAAACTCTGACCGCTGAGTGTTTCTTCTTGTTTCTTCGTGGCAGTGGGACGCCATGGATAGAGACTGGTGAAGATGAGATTTGAGATCTGTTTATGCAATTGGAGTGAATCAAGTTCATCATGAAACCTTGAAGGAGAGGGATCTTTGGCGTTGGAGAGGAGCCGCTCAATTGAGAGCATAAAAGAGTTTcctttaaaaaatagttaaaatggacAACCACATAACATTTTGCAGATAATAATTTtctttgaattaataaaataatatatttataatacgtgaGAGAATAGTAAAGCTATAAACGATGTCTGTTTGGCTTGCGATGCGTCCACGCTATTTGTTTAACGCAGATGCGTAACATGCGTTACGTCTTGCGTGGCAACGGATGTGGCTATATCTTTTGAGTTTTGACTCTCAGGCGCATAAGAGATGTCCATTCAAGCTTAGCAGGTGAGATTGCTCCTTAAAAATAATACTGGTGATAGAATTAATTATAATCAAGGAGGGATTACTGTTTAGATTCAAATTCAGTTACCAtaaatttaaatctattttttgctattaattttttatattttttaaatttagactttatatttttaatttagttaattttaatcactatgcttttaaatttttaaatttcaatcatGAAACAAGCAAGAgcgaagtcagaaaatttttgTGTGGGggaccgaaattaaattgtaatttttaagatagtaaaaatataatttcaccattttagtagcctctatttttatattttttaaatgactaaatcaatatttatcatttttaggaggtaaagtgtaattttattaattcaaaattttcaaattttcaaatgacctaaatagaatttttttcaCTTAAGGGGCCCTAGAACCAAATGATGGCAATTAAATCTATTAGgttaatattatgttataaatCTCTTACTATGTGTAAGGTGTGAATTTAGTTTCAATTATCTATTTTTGATCTTTTTTATTcattatactttttgaattttaatttttgagtcaTGATTTAAAACAATAGTCATTAAATACATTGCCTAAAATAACATGTGTACTTTTTGtgagtattatataaaaaataacaatctaatatgacATTTCAAATGTGATAATAAGTTTCCAATGTAAAATTTTGGAAACGGTAGAATTTAACTCGGTGaatttaatgattattatttagattaggatttgaatttcaaattttaaaaatatagggactaaatttgaccAGTTTAGAGCGCATTAACTAAATTCACGATTATGCATAATGCAAAGGCCATGGTTGTCTAAACCGGACCGACCAATTGGATTGGGAATTGATTCGGAGAGTAGCATCAAATTGGTTGACCTATGAATCAATTGAGTCGAGCTAAAAAACTTGATTCTATTGGCATTCGAATCAGctgaacatttaaaaaaaaaagtagtgatttatttaatcaaaccatAAGAATTAGTCAGAACGAAAAATCGATGGTCTAATTAAATTGATCGATTGATTTTATTCTAAAAACATTTGCAAAGATTAATAACAAATTTTGATTGAGTTTAAAGTTTTTAATTgaaatacataaatataaatatgaaatttaaaaaaataatatttttattatgggGCAGGTTGAAAATCTTAAATGAAAAATTGTAATACCATGAAATtctaatttcaaacaaaaaaaatcaaatttattagGTTGGATTTGATCAGAACTAATGATGTTTGAATCGGATCGATTGAGGTATAAATTCAAAAAACGgctttaaattaatttgattggaaactattatggACCGGTTCAATCAGTTAAAATACTAAttgaatcaatttttattttaaaaattttaatcgaaTCGGTTAAACCAATCAAACTGATAAACCATTGATTTGATCATTTCGATCACCAATCTGATAACAACCAGTCAAATTCGGTTTAACTTACAgtaatatttttttgataaatttgttttattacCGAAGAAGCAGAAATCTGCTACAGATCAACAAGAATCCATTACAACCAACGAGACAATCTCTACACTGCATACTAATGACGTATAATCCCCAAGTTTGTACAAAGCTGTAGAATTACAGTGCCAACTCATATTAATATGCTTCCCCAAAGTCTAATTTGTACAgaatctttaatctttttaacaatCACTTCCTCGTTTGCTTCAACTCTCTTAAACTGCCGTAAATTCCTTTCTCTCAACATCATATAGACACTTGcattcaaagtcaactttagaaCAAAGAGTAATAAGAGACTTCCCTTTCAAAAACATGATGGACCAAGATAAGACTTTATTACAAATTGTCAATATTCTTCAGACATTACAGAGTAAAAAAAACTTTCCTTGAAAAACACATCAGCTTGACCACATAATAAACAACAACTATCATTGTGAAATCTCCCTTTAGAAGGTAGCTTGTTCAGAATTTTCAAGTAATAAGAAAATGCTTAGATATGTACAATGGAAACCAAAGAATCCTATGCCAGTTCACCTTCTCCACCCTCTCCCTAATCTCAGCCCATATTTTTGCCCTCCCTAAATTTGTTGATGACTAACGTTGTTCCTTTTGTTTTGTTCGAGCTTGTTAAGAAAGTCGGTACTTTGAATCACATTCTTTTGGTCAATCGCAAGGAAATATATTAGTACTTACACATATAAATTATTGGTTAAACAGgtcaattttttgaaaatttaaaaatataaattgtttatgtGAAAGCACATTCAATTGAGTGTACTTTTTGTACAGTTGATAGGAAAATATGTCCAGCTTTAAGttgcaaattttgaattttttaatataattagtttttctggttaaatgattaaatgttagtgattttattattgaatttCGGGTTTAAATCCTCTCCCGCTGgcattcatattttttatttcgtgttgttttaacatttttttaatgaatttttttaacatatcaaCTCATTTGAGtaaatggttaaataataatgattttatcTTTAAGTCACAAGTTCACTTTATATTCTAaacacatttataatttttatttcatattatttcaaagctttttttaattaataaatattttttttaattttttaattcatctttttaattaataactctttttattcataaaatcaaataataaatatgtatttatataataaaaaaatattttacatatatcattatgttaaaaatatttgaaattaataactcctttatatttaatataaatattagttaattttttgatatatttttctttatatataatatttttatgtcaaatatttattttctccagacatattatgcgtattatgatttctaatattaaaaaataaaataattattttaaataaaataattatttttatatgtaaaatatttcaaatatcattatttttttcatctatattgtgggtatgatatttcaaatatttttatatgtaaaatatttcaaataaacataaaaaattatataatactaaaatttactacactcataatatggattgaaaaataaatattacacatataaaaattatatttactaaaaataataatatttataataaattatttgattttatgaataaaagatttattaattaaaaatatgaattaaaaataaaaaaattgaaaacaatataactattagttaaaaataaaaaaacttgaaatcattattatttaagcATTTAATTTAGGGAgatgatatattaaaaatattaattaaaaataaaaaataaaaatatgagcgGGAGAGAAATTGAACTTAATACTTAAGaataaaatcattaatatttaactatctaaccaaaaaaaataattatattaagaaagTAAAAAACCGATCAATttaactaataatatatatttttacgtaTACGACTAATTTAACCCACAAAATCATATTAAGGTCATACAAAATCATTACACAAAATAATAATgacgtaaatattattattgattCGGCCTTTTACTTTCGGGgatttgattaaaaaaacttTAGGGGATACAAGTAACACTAATACTAAAAAGCCTAAAACAAATAACTTGTCGAGATTGCACTTACTATTTGTTGCACTTCTCGCGGCCAAGAATCAGGCGGGAAAACCAAACTACTTGGCGGGAAAGTAAAACAGGTAAATCTCTCTCTCTATCTATATTTGTAGcagtaattttatctttaattctACAAAGtactattacttttaattatAATTTCGTTTTCAAGTTTCAAGGCTTCTCTACTTCTGGAGTCCCAAATATGTTCTCGAGCAGCCAGTTCGACGCAGCCACCGCCTTCTCCGGCGGCGGATTTATGCCTTCTCAGTCTCAGTCTTCTCAGTTCGTTAATTCAACTCCATCTCAGGTATGGATCGGTCATCTTTCTTTCCTCTTTATACCCGTGAAATTACTAAATCcttgtttcaaaattttgtgaTTGCTATAGTTGGTCtaatttcaatttcttaatttttgtttAGGATAAGCAGAGCCGGGACACACAGGGATTGTTATCAGCTACGGTGAAGCAGATAAGTGAAGCTTCTCAATCTGGCGATGAGAAGCCCAATTTCGCAATTGACGGTGTTCATGTGAACAATGTACCATTTATTCGATCTTTTGGCTGATTccgttttatttatttgtttcgcATGGAATGAATCATACGTTTCAAGTCACAGCCCTATAGTATCATATCTATGCAGCTTAATTttgaagagatttcaattaaGACATTCAACTATTGGTTATTTagttttgaagaaatttttttaattttttttgggctTCGCTGTTTCAGGTTAAGGTGGTCGGGATGCTGTTTAACAAAAACGTAAGGTCCTCAGATGTTCGTTTCGAGCTTGATGATGGAACTGGCCGAATTGAATGTATAAGATGGTGATGCACCAGTTTCTATTTGAACCCTATTAATTTGTGAATATCATAAGTTATTAAGTGATTTCTGTCTTCATTAGTAATAGTAGCCTAGTTTTTTTTTAACCACTACAGCTAAAATCAATATTGAAATTAGAGAAgcaattttgatttgaaatcttaAACCATTTCCTTCAAATGCTTATTTGTTTCAATCAGGGTAACTGAAAGTGCTGACGCAAGGGAAATGGATGCAATAGAGTAAGTTCTTTACTTCTCTCCTTTTATGTAATTCAATCAAGCATGATCTATTTTGTCTTTTGGAATGTCATTAGATGTTTTTATATAAGTTGTTATCTTATTATATTCTTTACTTTCATTTTACAGTGGGGATGGAACATATGTTCGTGTCATTGGACACTTGCAAAACTTTCAAGGCAAAAAGCAACTAAATGCCTTTTCTGTGAGGTAAGGtctaaattttcttgttttcccaattttttGATATTTGGTATGTCCATAATCAGATCACATTAACGGTTCTAATGCCATCTGATCTATGTGACGTGGCATTGTTTCTACggattcatatatatgtgtttgttAAGTTAGCTTTATTTGAATTCCCAATGAAGCAAGCACCAGAGACAACAAGAATAACAATTGTTGTTTATGCTACTCTGCTTTGGCGTTGCAATGAGAAATTGATGCCAAAGGAGCCTACTGTCTGAGAATGTATCAGTGTTTACCTTAGTTGCATTTTAGTGTGCTTATGGTTCGATCAGAACAGCAATGAGCTTCTTTCGCTATgccacttttattttttttatttaatattaattcttCATTTTGGCCATTTGTCATCTAGTTGTTTAACCTATAATCTTTGTTATGTTATCTTGGATATGTAATAGTGATGACTATTTGGCTTCTATTTAATACACTTCTGTGCATCAGTGTGAAAGCATTAGCGTCATAGTTTCTTTGGGTTTCTTGATATTCTCAGGCCTGTcacaaattttgatgaaattactTGCCACTTTATTGAGTGCATACATTACCATCTGCAGAACTCCAAGGTACAGGTATTTATGTCTAAAACCAATAAAGTTGCATATTAAACGCTTAGGCTTGTGATTCATTCTCTTGAGATGAGAATAGCTTTTGATGGGTGTTTTCCTCATGCTAATTGTAGTTGGAGGGTGGTGCCCCAGCCCAGCCACAGATGACAAATTCATCATTCAGCACCCCTGTTCGAGGTGCATCAAATGGATACCAGCCAGCTTCGGTGAATGATGTATGGAAGCAAAATATAAGAgttttttgctattttttcaGATCTTTACTTTTTAGGCTTTACataaatatgttttcttttttccAGGTTTCCGTCCAATATAGTACTGATGGATTCAAGGGTTTTGATAAATTGGTCCTGAACTATCTGCAGCAACCTTCAAACATGTAAGTGAAGCTCAAATTTAGTTTTCCCCTATAGAGAAAAATAGGCTtcaaaatgttttgattttgaaaacctGTTATCTGTGTTTAAGCAACACAGATCTGTGCATGTATTATCTGTATCAAAATCATAAATCGCTTTTAGATTCTAGTTTCTTTAAGGTACTACAAGTATCCAAGAGACCTCCATCAAATGCATTGACATGCTTTTGCTTAAAGCTTTATTCTTgatattaactctttttctaaATTGATTTGACTGTTTTACAGTGATCGAGAAATTGGGGTGCATGTAAATGAACTTTCACAACACTTGAAAGCTCCTGTAGAGAAGATCAAGTATCTTTTatgaatttccttttttttaagcAGTTTTACTTATAGGCGTGTTATATTTCATTTTATGATTGAATTTATTCGTTTTCCTTGTATCTTCTTTGTATGATAGGGATGCTATTGAGTTTCTTGAACGAGAAGGTTTGGTGTACTCCTCCATTGACGATTACCACTACAAGGCAGTGGAAGGTTGCTAAGTTTGCGAGTGCAGCTTTAATTTAGCTTGGAATTGCGTTTTTTGGGTCCGTAATGATTGAATGAAGAAGTATGATACTCACATCCCTGGATATTTTTGATAGAGCATACATGTATGCGTGTATATATCTAATGCTAGGAGTGTACGGGATGCTTCATTCAATCTAGGCTGGGGATGGattgttgaaattttatattaatttgatcaTATATTTAGGTGctattaattttcattttgtcaGACATTGAGTTTGCGTCACGTTTGTGAtagattccttttttttttcttctattgttGTACTTATAATGCTCTACTGGTGTTAGCAGTAAGGactttaattgttaatttaaaagGGAGCGAAATACGTTAGCCCGAGCTTAACATAACATAGTATAATATGCGATGTGGCTGTAATTCTTAGCCTTAGGTCTTAGGAGCTAGCTATTGTTGAATAATTAGGGGTGTTGAGTCTGTTAACCGCCCCAAAATaatattaaccgaattaatcgatctttcaaaatttttaattgttaaccaaaccgaatttttttaaaaaaaattaactgaaccgaatttttttcggttaattcggttgtttaatcgaattaactgaaaattatatttttttattttttggttagaataagtataaaattaactaaattaatcaaattaactgaattttttgtataaaattatatgttttttatttttatttttagttttagatttttatttttatttattaaattatttgtaatttttatgatagggTTAGGTatttgggttaatatatattagattgggtaTCTGGGTTTATGTTGTATTAGGTTTGAGTGAATAGTgggttatttatatattataattttatttattattttttggtttaattgaaaaaatttggttaattGATTGGTTTCGAACTGAATTAACCGTTAAtcgaatatttaaaaaattattaaccgactcCGAtctaattaattcggttaactgatCGATTAATCAAATTCGGTCAGTTAACTGAATTTTTTTGATTTTGCCCGAATTTTGCACATCCCTATAAATAATAAGCTCGTATagtgtatatgtatatacatatatattcaacttTTAACCTTCAAATATAcaagtataaaaaaaaaatcgGTGGTTATCTCCCTTTATCTACCGTGGGATTGTTGTTTGTTTTGTGTTGAATTTAATGGGTAAATGAGTTTCACTGCTCTGCTAAATGGGTTGGGTGAATCAGCAACGCAGGAGAAAAGGTATATAGAGCAGAGGAGTTCGCGTTAGCTAGTTATTTTTAAGTTTGGATGGTCTGTCAATTACAGTAGTACTATTTTCTGTACAACCAGTTGACGAAGCAATCGTTACTTTACGCAAAGCGTGGTTTCCGGCTTTCCGTTTTGCGTTTGAGAGTTTGTTGAACAATACGTAATAATAGTGTGACTAAATATGACCAAAAAAATAGtatcaataaataataatgaaacaaATTTTACCATTTGATTACAAATTACTGTTAAGATTAACGCTTGCTTTACCAATGCTAATAGACTATACCCACTTCTTTTGCCAAAATGAGATTAAATGATATAAAAATGTATGGTGTAAAATATTTGTGAGTTCATCGTCATCATAATAAAGTGCAACATGGTTCGGACTTAGGTAAGGTTTGACTGTtcctttgctttttttttttttggccctTTTCAATAATgcaaaacaattatacaaataataaatttgtgAAATATGATAAGAGTAATTAATGCCAATTCTTGATTTATAGCTTGCTCGGATTGGATATTTAAACGTTTTCAGAGGTGTGAAAGTAATGAAGGAATGTAGTCACTTAATAATTGGGATTCGAAAGGCACCGAAAAGGAAAAATACATAAATTGACATATAATTATATACGCTCGCCTGCTGGCTATAAAACATACAACAATTTGCATTGTCCTTTGAAATAATAAGGAATGAAAGAAGTCCCACGTGCAGTCACACTTCAGATGGAAGAGACTTTTGGTGAAATAACACGTCCCATTGGAACAGCAGCAGCAATTGCGTGGCTTTGGATGAAGTGTCGTGATCAGCTTCACGTGATTCCCCATATGCCCTCCCTCTCCCAGTCCGTTGGGTTGGGCTCATCCGGCCCCCCTCCATCATTATCCTCCCTTATACTTGTTCTTTTCTAATTTTATGATTCGACAACACCCTCAATTTTACATTCAGATATACTTTTGTCTCTACTTctctcctttcctttcctttccattcATAGACTGCTACATATTAtctatatatagatatgtatcgAAAGCTATTAGACCTGTATGTTGTactacatttcatttcatttaagaACAACTCATAGGCCATAGCTAGCTGGATGATCATCACTATAAGGCATAAGTTAACTCTCCGAATATCTCAACTGATCTCATAATGTGTCTTTTTTATCTGAGTGTTCTCTTTATATAAAACTGATACGTAATCATATGTATATTAATGTTTAACATCTGGCTGGGGAGTATTTTGAATCGTTTCTCAACTTACAGTCCCCGGCCGGCATCAGTTAATTACTTACACCTTCTGTTAGGTCGGGTCTGATATAATAAAACAAAGACTAGAGTTTATGGGACCCTTGTGTTTGAAAAGGCAAAATTCTGACAAATCATCATTTTCAGAATCATTGGGGTCGACACTTTTTAGTCTGTCTTGTCTCGCTGACAAGACAACAGTCGGAGCAAATCGTAGCTGCAGGCTGACATGGTAGAAAGTGATGGGGTGAGAGTTTCGACATTGATggtaaaaaaacaaacaaactaaaATCTCCAGCGGCTGTTAAAGCTCCATACCTCGATCGTTATTAGTAAATAGTAATTATATActattaaacaaatataaaatatgtacatacaGACATGAAACAAACAAAGCAATCCATCAAACAAGCTAGTACAAGCAGTAGTCCACTTTATTATAGCAAAGCAAATTACTAAGGAAGATGTGGTGAGTGGAACCAATCCTAAACATACAGTATTACACTACACCTACCATAAAAATGCCCTAAATCCCCTGAttggaaaagagaagaaaaaggatAACACAAGCGATAAAAGAGAGGTAGCTGTGGCGGGTGGTGTGACCGTCACATATCTCTTACGTGGAAGACGTTGGGGTTCTTAACGACAATATCATACATGTGAACGGAGCAGAACTTGGAGAAATCCTTAGGGAGTGAAATGAGATCAATGGAAGAGTGCTTGTGGAATTGATAGAGATCAGGGTCACCCCCGTAGTACCTTTCCCACCCTAAACCTCTCAAAATGCGCTCCAAGGATGAGTAGGACGATACAACTTCACCCGATGGTAAGTGCACCAAAACCCGTCTCCGGAGACTATTTTCCAGCCGATATACACCATTGTTAAACACCCAAACTCCAgccatttttttttcaatgtggTATTTGATGTGTGTGGGCAAGTAGGTGTGTTAGAGAGTATGTGTTGTTAGGTTGTTTGTGAGGTAAAGAGGGATGAGGGGAgggtatatatataatagtatataCACGTGTGCTGACGGGACACATAAAAGCAAGAGgaacctaaataaaaaaaatataaatgcagTGAGTCTTAGGTAAGGGTAAAGAGGAGTGGGATATAGCTAATAGAtagtgataaaaaagaaaaaagaaaggcgGGGGGGTAGGGGTTTGATGTGTTGACGACGACGACGATGTACTAATGATATTGAAAGGGGAGGGGAGTGTTTAGGTTTGCGTTTGGTAGAGAATCTAGATATTGTGGGACCCTATTCCCATGGGTTTAAATATGAATGAGGGTACAAGGGATGCCTTTAGGACCGTAGTTTAGGGCACACATACCATCCATCCATCCGTGGGGTATGTATGTTTGTGTTTGGAGAAAgaatctcctttttctttttccttttctttaaatttaaatatagatAAAGCGTATGTTCATTGTTaactttacaaaaataaaattatttcattcGAAAGTCagctttcaatatatatataattttataagtttttttatttaattttttaaattatgatttaaactaatattttatcTGTTTAACggtattttttgttataaaaaaatagtttttgatggaaaattttatatcaaaataacaATGCATTGAATTAAACTGACCTAAATTATCCATTCCACAGTAATACTAATTTTGAGATATGAAAAAGAGTGTTGAAAAAGGGCAGGCAAATATGTGTGCAACTGCAATGTAGGGTGCAAGCCCACTTACATACATCACGAGATGTCCACGTGAAGAGAGACAATTTTGTCATTAGATTTGGCCCAGCTGGGCCCgggaatttattaatttattccaTTTCCCttataaaccaaattaaattCTGCCTTCGCCTTTAAACAGTGCATCTGATGACTGAAAGTAGGCATCTGTCTCTGGGcttcttataattttttgttgATTGCTCATCATTGGCTATCAATTGTTCAAAACCCTAAAAGTCagttttagtcttttttcttatctcatttatttcttttatattattattattattattattattatttaccacttaaagttttataaaattaatatttacgcaattaatttaattgattaaattaaaaataaacaatttaacagttaataaatataattaatcactgtaaattaataaaattaatcatcatgaattgataaaaaatttatgattaaaatattaataattttatagataataatttttttattaatttttatttaattattgaattagaaattcaa
The sequence above is drawn from the Gossypium hirsutum isolate 1008001.06 chromosome A05, Gossypium_hirsutum_v2.1, whole genome shotgun sequence genome and encodes:
- the LOC107937909 gene encoding replication protein A 32 kDa subunit A, with protein sequence MFSSSQFDAATAFSGGGFMPSQSQSSQFVNSTPSQDKQSRDTQGLLSATVKQISEASQSGDEKPNFAIDGVHVNNVKVVGMLFNKNVRSSDVRFELDDGTGRIECIRWVTESADAREMDAIDGDGTYVRVIGHLQNFQGKKQLNAFSVRPVTNFDEITCHFIECIHYHLQNSKVQLEGGAPAQPQMTNSSFSTPVRGASNGYQPASVNDVSVQYSTDGFKGFDKLVLNYLQQPSNIDREIGVHVNELSQHLKAPVEKIKDAIEFLEREGLVYSSIDDYHYKAVEGC
- the LOC107937915 gene encoding flowering-promoting factor 1 is translated as MAGVWVFNNGVYRLENSLRRRVLVHLPSGEVVSSYSSLERILRGLGWERYYGGDPDLYQFHKHSSIDLISLPKDFSKFCSVHMYDIVVKNPNVFHVRDM